CGAGGATGAGGCCGCCGCCCAGCGCGCCGCCAACCGCCAGAATGCCCTGATCGAGATGGCGGCCGGCGATGCCGAGGTGCTGCTGACCCGGGACCGGCACCTGGCCTCCCCCCGCGGCCAGGCGGCGCGCCTGCTGCTGGCGCTGTTTGACAAGCAGGACGCGGTCAGGCTCCTGGCGGCCGGGTGACTTGAAATCCCTGCCCGGTTTTTTAAATCGGCGGACCGAACCGGGAGACCATGGCTTGAGCGAGAGCACCGAAAACCAGGGCCTCATCGAAATCGAGGGCCTGACCAAACGGTTCGGCGGCTTCACCGCCGTGGATGGCGTCAGCTTTTCCGTCCAGCGCGGCGAGGTCGTGGGATTCCTCGGCCCCAATGGCGCCGGCAAGTCCACGACCATGCGGATGCTGGCCGGCTTCATGCTGCCGAGCGAGGGCACGGCCCGCATCTGCGGCGAGGATGTGGTGAAGCGCCCCGTGGCCGCCAAGCGCAACCTCGGCTTCCTGCCCGAGGGGGCCCCCACCTATCCCGAAATGAGCGTGGCCGATTTCCTGGATTTCTGCGCCCGCATCCGCGGCTTCGGCGGCGCCGAGCGGACCCGGCGCGTGGCCGAGGCCATGGCGCGGACGCAGTTGGAGGGCGTGCGCCTGCAACCGATCGAGACGCTCTCCAAGGGGTTCAAGCGCCGCGTGGGCCTCGCCCAGGCGCTGCTGCACTCGCCGCCCGTGCTGGTGCTGGACGAACCGACCGACGGCCTCGACCCCAACCAGAAGCATGAGGTGCGCGAATTGATCCGCGCCATGGCGCCCGAGAAGGCCATCATCATTTCGACCCATATTCTCGAAGAGGTCGCCGCCGTCTGCACCCGCGCCATCGTCATCGCGCGCGGCCGCGTGCTGGCCGATGCGACGCCCGCAGCCCTGGTGGCCGATGGCCGCAGCATGGAGGAAGTCTTCCGCTCCCTGACGCTGGGAGCCGCCGCATGAGGCCCGCGCTCACCGTCGCACGTCGTGAATTCGCGGCCTATTTCGCGACGCCCGTCGCCACAGTCTTCATCGTGATCTTCCTCGTCCTTTCGGGTGCGCTGACCTTCACGCTGGGCGGCTTCTTCGGGCGCGGCCAGGCGGATCTCATCCCCTTCTTCAGCTTCATTCCCTGGCTGTTCCTGTTCCTGGTGCCCGCGCTGACCATGCGCCTCTGGGCGGAAGAACGGCGCCTCGGCACCATCGAGCTGCTGCTGACCCTGCCCATCACGGCCGGCCAGGCGGTGGTCGGCAAGTTCCTCGCCGCCTGGGCCTTCTGCGCGGTGGCCCTCGCCCTCACCTTCCCGCTCGTCATCACCGTCAACCTGCTGGGCGAGCCGGATAATGGCGTGATCCTCACGGGCTATCTCGGCTGCTTCCTGGTGGCGGGCGCCTATCTCGCCGTGGGGGCCGCCATCTCGGCCGTCACGCGCAACCAGGTGATCGCCTTCGTCCTGGCCGTGGCCGGCTGCTTCCTCTTCGCCGCCGCCGGCTCCCCGGTGGTGACGGAGTTCCTCTCCTCACAATTCCCGGTGCTGGCCGAGGTGGCGCGCGGCATGAGCGTGAGCGAGCGGATCAATGGCTTCACCCGCGGCGTGATCTCGGCGCGGGACTTCGTCTTCTTCGCCAGCTTCATCGCCTTCTGGCTCTTCGTAAATACCGTGATCCTCGAGCACAAGAAGGCGGATTGAGACCATGCGCAATTCCCGCCTCGCCTACTCTGCCCTTGGCGTCCTCGCGGCGCTCGCACTCGCCATCGGCGTCAACATGCTGGCCGACCGGCTGCTCGCCTCCGCCCGCGTGGACCTCACCGAGAACCGCATCTACACCCTCTCGCCCGGCACGCGGCAGGTGCTGGAAGGGTTGCAGGACCCGATCACGCTGCGCTTTTTCTACTCGCGCAAGCTGGGCGCCGAGGCGCCGCAATTCGGCGCCTATGCCGAGCGCGTGCGCGAGATGCTGCGCGAATACGTGGCGGCCAGCCGCGGCAAGCTGCGCCTCGAGGTCTTCGACCCCGAGCCCTTCTCCGAGGTGGAGGACCGCGCCGTCTCGCTCGGTATCCAGGGCGTGCCGCTCGATCAGGGCGGGGAGCAGGTCTATTTCGGCCTCTCTGGCAGCAACCAGGTGGATGAGGAACGCAACATCCCCTTCTTCCAGCCGGAGCGCGAGCGCTTCCTGGAAGCCGACCTCACCCGCCTGATCTTCGAGCTTTCGAGCCCGGTGAAGCCGGTGCTCGGCGTCATGTCGCCGTTGCCGCTGAACGGCGACCCGCGCGCGATGATGATGCGCCAGCCGGCACTCGCCCAGCCGCAGGTGGTGATGCGCCAGTTGCGCGAGGGCTTCACGGTGCGCGACATCGGCTTCGACGTGCAGGCGATCCCGGCCGATGTGCAGATCCTGCTGCTTGCCCACCCGCAGGACCTGCCGGAGGCCGCGCAATACGCGGTGGACCAGTTCGTCATGCGCGGTGGCCGCCTCTTCCTGATGATCGACCCGCACAGCGAATTCCAGGCCGCCCGCCCCGGCCCCGGCGGCCGTCCGCCCGCCAACACCGCCTCGGTCCTCCCGCGCCTGCTGGAGGCCTGGGGCGTGGAGGCGCCGGCCGACCAGGTCGTGCTCGACCTGCGCGGCGCCTGGCGCGTGCGCGCGGCACCCAATGAGCGCGTGCAGGCGGTGGACTACATCGCCTGGTTCAACCTCCAGGGTGACAGCGTGAACCGCCAGGAGGTGGCGACGGCGCTGATCGAGCAGGTCACGGTCGCCTCCTCCGGCTATCTCGCGCCGCGCCCCAATGCGGGGATCGAGTTCATCCCGCTGCTGACCAGCTCCGCCCAATCCATGGTGGTGGACGCGGCACGCGTCAGGAACGAGCCCTCGCCCACGCGCATCCTGGCCGATTTCCGCGCCGATGGTCAGCGCCGCGTCATCGCGGCCCGGATCCGCGGCAACCTCCGCAGCGCCTTCCAGGAAGGCGCACCCGCGCCCGCCGAGGGCGTGGAGCGCCCGGCGGATTTCCCGGCGCATCTCGCCCGCAGCACGGGGCCGGCCAATATCGTCGTCGTGCATGACACGGATATCCTGGAGGACCGCTTCTGGGTCCGCGTCCAGGAGTTCTTCGGCCAGCCGGTCGCCACGCCCTTCTCGGGCAATGGCAGCTTCGTCGTGAACATCGCCGATACGCTGGCCGGTTCGGACGCCATGATCAGCCTGCGCTCGCGTGGCGAATCCCAGCGGCCCTTCGAGCTGGTGGAGGATATCCGCCGCCAGGCCGACGCCCAGTTCCGCCAGAGCGAGCAGCAGCTGACCGAGCGCCTGCAGGCCACCGAACGCCGCCTGCGCGAGTTGCGCCAGGGCACGGGCGGAGAGGGCGCGCGCAACACCAACCAGACCGTCATCACGCCGGAGCAGCGGGCCGAGATCGACCGCGCGCGGGAGGAGATCGCGAATACGCGGCGCCAGCTCCGCGCCGTGCAGCTCGAATTGCGGCGCGACATCGAGGCGCTGGAGACCTGGCTGCGTATCTTCAACATCGCCTTCGTGCCGGTGTTGCTGACCATCTTCGCCGTCGTCATCGGCGTGCTGCGCGCCCGCCGCCGCGCGAGGGCGCGGGCATGATCGGCAAGCGTGGCCTCATCGCGCTGGGCGGCGCCGCGGCGGCCAGCCTGGGCGCCGCCCTGCTGCTGCAACCCGAGGGCGAGGTGGAGGGGCGCATCAGCGAGGGCAGCCTGGCCTTCCCCGGCCTCGCCGCGCGCCTCGCCAATGCCCGGCGCATCGAGCTGCGGCGCGGCGCGCAGGGCACGACGCTGATCCGCGACGGCGACACCTGGCGCATCGCCGAAGCCCAGGGCTATCCCGCGCGCCCCGAGCGCGTGCGCGAAACGCTGGTCGGTCTGACGGAGCTGCGCCTCGTGGAAGAGCGCAGCGGCGACCCGGCGCAATGGCCGCGCCTCGGCGTGGAGGACCCCGCCGCACCCGGCACCACCGCCACCCTGCTGCGCGTCTTCGACGGTGAAGGGCGGCCATTGGCCGAGATGATCCTGGGCCGCCGCCGCATGCGCACCCAGGGCAACCAGCCTGAGGCCATCTATGCCCGCCGCCCCGGCGAGAACCGCGCCTGGCTGGCCGAAGGGCGCCTCGGCGCCGATGCAGACCCCTCGCTCTGGCTCGACCGGGATCTCGCGAGCCTCGCCCCGGCGCGCCTCCGCCGCGTCGAGGTCACGCGCATCGGGCAGCCTCCGCTCGTGCTGGCGCGCGCGGGCGAGGTGGATGCGCCGCTCGACATCATCACCCCCGCCGACCCGCCGGTGGCCGATCGCATCGCGCTGGACGAGGTGGGCCGCGCCTTCGACGGCCTGACCTTCGTCGAGGTCCGCAAGGACGCCCCGGGCGAGGCTCTGGGCGAGGCGCGCTTCCACTATACCGATGATGTCACCATCACTGTCCGCCCCCACCGCGAGGGCGAGCTGTTCTGGGTGCGCCTCGGCGCGGAGGGCGGCGAGGAGGCGCGGCGGCTGAACGCCCGCTTCGAGGGCTGGGCCTTCCAGCTCGGCCTCTGGAAGGAGAAGGCGATGATCCCGCGCCTGGAAGACTTGGTGGTTTCTTGACCCCCGTCCGATCGCGGCACGCAGCGGCGCGTGAAACGGGCATGTACCGATGACGCGCGAATATCCCGACCGGCCCTGGATCGGCATCGGCGTGATCGTCTTCCGCGGCGAGGAGGTGCTGCTGGTGCAGCGCGGCAAGCCGCCGCGCATCGGCTCCTGGTCGCTCCCCGGCGGCGCGCAGCATGTGGGCGAAGGCGCGCAGGAAGCCGCGCGCCGCGAATTGCTGGAGGAGACGGGCGTGACCGTCGGCCCGCTGCTGCTTGCCGATGTGATCGATTCCGTGACCCGCGATGAGGCGGGCGCCGTGCGCTACCACTACACCATCGTGGACTACTGTGCCGAATGGGCGGAGGGCGAGGCACGGGCGGGCGATGATGTCAGCGCCGTCGCCTGGGCGCGGCCGGAAGAGCTGGCGAAATATGCCCTGACACGCGAAGCGGAGGCGGTGATCGCGCTTTCGCGCAAGCGGCTTGCCGAGGCCCTGTCCTGAGACGCAATCTCTTCCGGAAAACGCGGGAGACAACGTCCATGACCCAAAGACGCAGCCTGATCCTCGGCGCCGCGGCCCTGCCGCTTGCCGCACCGGCCATCGCGCAGGGGCGCCCGCTGCGCATCATCGTCCCCTTCCCACCGGGCGGCGCGGTGGACATCCTGGGCCGTGTCCTGGCCGAGCGGCTGCCCGCAGCGCTCGGCACGCCCGTCGTCGTCGAGAACCGGGGCGGCGCGGGCGGCCTGATCGGTGCCGACGCCCTGGCCAAGGGCGACCGCGACGGAACGATGATCGGGCTGATCAGCGTCACCACGCTCTGCGCCTTCCCCTTCATGACCTCGCGCCTGCCCTTCAACCCGCGCACCGACCTGGCACCCGTCACGCAGATCACCGATGGCGCGCTGCTCTGCGTGGTGAATGCCGAGAAGGCGCGCCGCGAGGGCTGGAGCGATTTCCGCCGCCTCGTCACCTGGAGCCGGGCGAACCCCGAGCAGGTGAAGATGGGCAGCAGCGGCACCGGCACGACGAGCCACATCAACATCGAGGCGATCAACGCCGAGGCGGGCGCCAAGATCCTGCATGTGCCCTATCGCGGCGGCGGCCCCGCCATCACAGACCTGCTGGCCGGCACGATCGACATGATGTTCGACGTGATGCCCGCCCTGATGCCGCATGTGACGGCCGGGCGCTTCCTGCCGCTGGCGGTGAGTTCCGCCGCCCGCCTCTCCATCCTGCCCGATGTGCCGGGCATGGCCGATTTCGCCGATCTCGGCCTCGGCCGGCATGACGTGGTGACGTGGAACGCCGTGATGGCGCCGGGCGGCACGCCGCCCGAGCACATCCAGCGACTGCACGCCGCCATCCGCGCCGTGGGCGCGCAGAGCGAGTTCGTGGAGCGGCTGAAACCGCTCGGCTACGGCACCGTGGTCAGCCCGACCCCGGCCGCGCTGACAGCGCTGATCGAGCGCGACACGCCCAATTGGCAGCGGCTGGTTCAGCTCTCCGGCGCGCGGCTCGAATAGGTGCGGCGCGCGCTTGCTGGTCTGCTGCTGCTCGCTCTCGCGCTGCCGGCGCGTGCGCAGGTGGCGCTGGGCGAGAGCGGCTGGACCCTCAGCGGCACCGGCAGCTTCGGCAGCGACTATGTCTCGCGCGGCATTAGCCAGACCATGGGGCGCATGGCCTACCAGGCGAGCGCCGAGCTCGCGCATGAGAGTGGCGTCTATATCGGCGGCTTCATCGGCAATGTGCGCTTCGCCGGCACCGACGCCCGCGAGGAGATCGACCTCCTGGCCGGCTTCCGCTTCGCCTGGGGCGACACCAACTTCGATATCGGCGGCATCGGCACCTTCTACCCCAACTATTCCGCCGGCCGCGCCAGCGACGCGGTGGATTACGGTGAGGCCTATCTCCGGGTGAACCGCGCCTTTGGACCGGTGAAGCTCATGGCCTCCATCAATGTCTCGCCCAACTACTTCGATGCGACGGGACTTGGCGTCTATGTCGAGGGCGGCGCGGATTGGGACACGGGCCTCTGGGGCCTCACGCTCGGTGCGCGGCTCGGCTACCAGTTCATCGAGAAGAACCCGCGCTACGGCACGCCGGACTACACCTGGTGGGGCCTGGCGCTGAGCCGGGATTTCGCGGTGGACGGCGTCGGCACCTTCACCGCGAGCGTGAACTATTTCGACACCACCATCCCACGCACCCAATGCCTCAGCGGCCAGGGGGTGCAGCAGGATGTCTGCACGGCGCGGGTCATCGCCACCCTCGCCTTCCGGTTTTGAGCGCGCCGCGCCGCGCACTCCTGGGCCTTGCCCTCGCCGGTCCGGCGATGGCGCAGCGGATGGTGCCTGTCGAGGTGGAGAACTCTCCCCTGCTCGCGCGGCTGCGCGCGGGTGGCCTCGTCCTCTTCTTCCGCCATGCCGATACGGCGGGCGAGCCCTGCGACCGCAGCTACCGCGTCGGGGACCGGCCGGGCCAGCGCAACCTCTCGCCGCGCGGGCGGGAGCAAGCGCGGCGGATCGGCGCACGCTTCACGGAACTCGGCATCCCCGTGCAGTTTCCGGTGCAGGCGGGGCCCGTCTATCGCGCGCGCGATACGGCGGAGGAGGCTTGGGGCGCCGCGCGCGTGACCGTGACGGACAGCCTGCTGGCGGATGACTATGCGGGCGCGCGGCTCGGCTGGGTGCTGGCCGAGCATCGCCGGCTGTTCCATGCACCGGTGCCACCCGGCGTGAACCGCGTGCTGGTAGGCCACCGCACGCCCGCCATCATGCTCTACGGCGACTCCGTGGCAGGCCGCGCCTTCCCCGAGGGCGCCGCACTGGTGGTCGAGCCCGGCGCCGCCTCGCCGCTCGCCATCCTGGAATTCGTGCCCCTGCCGGGGGGCGGCTTTCACGCCTGCTGAGCGGCGCGTGTCAGACCGGCAGGTTGTCGATCAGCCGCACCTGGCCGAGCCAGGCGGCGCCCAGCACGCGGCCGGCTTCTTCGAGCCTCGTCATCTCGCCGAAATCACGCGCGCGGCGCAGCGCCACATAGTCCACCTGGCGGAAGCCGGCCTCGCGCAGCCGGGCCTCGGCCTCGCCGCAGGCCTCGGCCGCCGTGGCGCCTGCGCGCAGCCGCGCCGCGGCATGCTCCAGCGCCGCATGCAGCGCCGTGGCCTGCTGCCGGCCAGCCGCATCGAGATAGGCATTGCGCGAGGAGAGGGCGAGGCCATCCGGGGCGCGGATGGTGGGGACCGTCTCGATCTCCAGGGGCAAGGCAAGGTCGCGCGCGACCTGCCGCACCACCATCACCTGCTGCCAGTCCTTCTCGCCGAAGACGGCCACATCCGCCGCACAGAGGCCGAACAGCCGCGTGCAGACGAGCGCCACGCCGCCGAACATCTGAGGGCGGTGCGTGCCCTCGAGCCCCTCCGCCGGCCCGCGCATGGTGATGCTGGTGGCGAAACCCGGCGGATAGACCGTGGGCACACCCGGGGCGAAGAGCAGGTCGCAGCCGGCCGCCTCCAGCTTGGCGATGTCACCCGCCTCGTCACGCGGATAGCGGCCGAGATCCTCATGCGGCGCGAATTGCGTCGGATTGACGAAGATGGTCGTGATGACGCGCGGGGCGAGTTGCCGCGCGCGCGCGACCAGGGCGAGGTGCCCGTCATGCAGATAGCCCATGGTCGGCACCAGGGCGATGCGCTCGCCCTGGCTCTTCCAACCCTGGGTGGCGGCCCTCAGTTCGGCCGCATCCCGGATGATCCGCATCAGACCGCCAGCGACATCCCGATCGGCGGCTTCGCGTCGGCCGGCAGCGGGCATACGTAGGGCCCGCCCGCGCGCGCCGCGTGGTCGGCCTTGGCGGCGGCGATGATCTCGGGCTTCTGCAGCGCCTCGACCGCCGTGCTCGCCATCACCTTGGCCACATGCACCATGCCCTTGTGCGCATGCGGCAGCTTGCCCTGCGCCGTCGCCTGCCAGGAATGCAGCGGCGTGCCGATGGCGTGCGTCGCACCGCGCGCCTGCACCGTCGGCACCACCCAGGAGACGTCGCCCACATCGGTGCTGCCGATCATCGGCGCGCGCTTGGAATCGAGCGGCACGATACTGCCCGCCAGCGGGTCGTCATTGCGCGGCATGCCCACCTTGCGGAAGGCGGCGGCGATGTCCTCCTCCGAGAGCGTCGCCTGGAACTCGGCCGCGCGCTTGCGGTCCTCGGCGTCGAAGGGTGGCGGGCCCAGGCGGTCCAGCGCATCCTGCATCAGGCGCTCCAGCGGCGTGTTGCCGAGCAGGTTGGAGACGGCCGAGATCACCTGCGTCTCCACGCGCGTATCCGTCATCAGGGCCGCGCCATCGGCGATCTTGCGCACGCGCGCCACCAGGCTGTTCAGCGCCTTCACATCCGCCGCGCGGATCAGGTAGCGCACCTTCGCCTTGGCCTGCACCACATTGGGGGCCACGCCACCGGCATCGAGATAGGCGTAGTGGATGCGGCTTTCCTGCGGGATGTGCTCGCGCAGGTAGTTCACGCCGACCGACATGAGCTCGACAGCATCCAGCGCGCTGCGTCCCAGATGCGGCGAGGCGGCGGCATGGCTCGCGCGGCCGTGGAAGGTGAAGTCGATACGGGTGTTGGCGAGCGAGAGCGGCTCGTTCACCGAGGCGAAGCTGCCGGGATGCCAGGAGATGGCGATGTCCACATCGTCGAACAGGCCGGCGCGGGCCATGAAGCCCTTGGCGGCGCCACCTTCCTCGGCCGGGCAGCCGTAATAGCGCACGCGGCCCTGGATGCCGTTGGCGGCCAGGTAGTCCTTCACCGCGGTGGCGGCGAGCAGCGAGGCCGCGCCCAGCAGGTTGTGGCCGCAGGCATGGCCATTGCCGTCACCCGGCACCGGGCGATGCTCGGCCACGCCCGCCTCGTTGGAGAGGCCGGGCAGCGCGTCGAACTCGCCCAGGATGGCGATGACCGGCCCGCCCTCGCCCGCCTCGCCCATCATGGCGGTCGGGATGCCGGCCAGCTGCTCCGTCACGCGGAAGCCCTCGGCCTGAAGGTAGGCGGTGTGTTCGGCGGCCGATTTGTGCTCGTTGTAGGCGAGCTCCGGCATGCCCCAGACGCGGTCGCTCAGCTCGATGGCGGGCCCGGCCTTCTCATCAACGAGGCGCCAGACGGGTTCGGTGTTCTGCATGCTCAAATTCCGGAAACGGGTGGGATGGTCTCGGCGAAGGCGGGCCGGGCGATCATGTCCTCATACCACAGCGCGAGGGCCTGGCGCCCCTCGCGCCAGGCAAAGACGGTATGCCGCCGGTCGCAGTAGCCAAGCCCGCAGGCGAGGGCGACGGCTTCCACCGAATGGGGCGCGTGGGCCGGCAGGTCCAGCGCGTCCAGGATGCGGCCGGCGCGCATCCGCTCCAGCGCCTGGAAGGCCGGCGAGCGCTCCTGCGGCGGGCGGCGCAGATCACGGTTCCAGACCGCGATGCCATCGAGCAAGGCGAGCGCCTGGCCAAGCCGCGACAGCGCTGCGGGCTCACGCGGCAGCCAGCCGAGATGCGCCAGGATCAGCGGCGTCTCGCAGATCAGCGTGCCACCATCCAGCAGAGCCGGCACGCGCCCCGCCGGATTGTGCGCGAGCTGCGGCGCGGCCGGATCGCGCAGCGGGGTCTCCACCTCGGTCAGCGCCAGCCCGCGCTCCCGCGCCAGGATGCGGATGATGCGCGCGAAGGGGCTGCCCGGCGCGAAGTAGAGGATCATCGGCCGAGCGAGAGGATATAGGCGACCACGGCGTCAAGATCGGTCCGGCTGAGCTGCCAGTTGGGCATGTTGGCATGCGGCGTCTGCAGGAAGACGCGCAGGCTCGATTCCGTCGTGGAGGCACGGGCGGCGACGCTCGGGAAGCTTGGCGCGGCATCCGCGGCGGGCGGCGGCATGTCGCGCGAGACGACGTGGCAGGTGGCGCACCATTGCCGCGCGACGCGCAGGCCCTCGCCCGCCATGGGCTGCTGCTGGGCGCTGGCCGTGCCCGCGACGAGCGCGAGCGGCAGCAGGTATCTGAGCATGTCCGGATCCTCCGATCCCGCATGCTGGCCGCAACGCGAGCTCCCGGCAACGGAAGGTTCAGTCGAGCCGCAGCGCCGCCCGCCGCTCGGCCAGGCCCACCGGGTCGCTCACCGCGGCCAGGCGCGTCGCGGCGAGGCTCGCGAAGCGGTGCAGCAGGGCGCGGCGCCGCCCCGGCGCCAGCGGATGCGCGGGGGCGGGGCGCAGGGCCGCGGCCTCATAGCCGTCGCAGACCAGCAGGCCGACATCGCCAGGCAGCAGGGCCTGCGGGAAGTCAAGGTCCACGGCGAAGTGCAGTTCATCGGAGAAGGCGCGGTAATCCTGCCACTTGCCGTCGCTGAGAAAGTCCCGCGCGCAGGACTTCACCTCGATGATCACGAAGCCGCCATCGGGGCGCAGCGCCAGGATATCGGCCCGCCGGCCATCGGGCAGCGGCACCTCGGCCAGCGGTGACCAGGCGCAGGCCAGGCAGTAGCGCATGGCAGAGCGCGTCACGGCCTGCGTGCGCTGGGCCGCGTCAAGGCTCACAGCGCGTCAATGGCAAGGGCGAGGCGCAGATCCCGCGCCGAAAGCCCGCCCGCGTCATGGGTGGTGAGCGTGATCTCGACGCGGTTATAAACGTTGGACCATTCCGGGTGGTGGTCCTGCGCCTCGGCGAGCAGGGCCACGCGGCTCATGAAGCCCCAGGCCGCGTTGAAGTCGCGGAAGCGGAATTCGCGCCGGATCGCGTCCCGCTCCGGCAGCACGCGCCATTCGGGCAGACGGGCCGGCAGTTCCGCCCGCGCCCCCGCATCCAGCCGCTCGACCATCCGCCCCTCCCCTTTCCCTGCCCCGCATGGCACAAGTCCCCATGCGCCCGACCACGCCCCCGAGCCTCGAAGACCTGCTGGAAATGGCCGAGGACGCCCTCGCCGCCATCCCCCAGCCGCTGCGCGACATGGTGCGCGGGACCGCCATCATCGTGGAAGAGGTCCCGGAGGATGAGGTGGTGGCCGAGCTCGGCCTTGAAAGCCCCTGGGAGCTGACGGGCCTCTATCGCGGCACGCCGCTCACCCACAAATCCACCCAGGACACGCCGGCCGAGCCCGACACCATCCTG
This region of Sediminicoccus rosea genomic DNA includes:
- a CDS encoding Bug family tripartite tricarboxylate transporter substrate binding protein, with translation MTQRRSLILGAAALPLAAPAIAQGRPLRIIVPFPPGGAVDILGRVLAERLPAALGTPVVVENRGGAGGLIGADALAKGDRDGTMIGLISVTTLCAFPFMTSRLPFNPRTDLAPVTQITDGALLCVVNAEKARREGWSDFRRLVTWSRANPEQVKMGSSGTGTTSHINIEAINAEAGAKILHVPYRGGGPAITDLLAGTIDMMFDVMPALMPHVTAGRFLPLAVSSAARLSILPDVPGMADFADLGLGRHDVVTWNAVMAPGGTPPEHIQRLHAAIRAVGAQSEFVERLKPLGYGTVVSPTPAALTALIERDTPNWQRLVQLSGARLE
- a CDS encoding M20 family metallopeptidase — encoded protein: MQNTEPVWRLVDEKAGPAIELSDRVWGMPELAYNEHKSAAEHTAYLQAEGFRVTEQLAGIPTAMMGEAGEGGPVIAILGEFDALPGLSNEAGVAEHRPVPGDGNGHACGHNLLGAASLLAATAVKDYLAANGIQGRVRYYGCPAEEGGAAKGFMARAGLFDDVDIAISWHPGSFASVNEPLSLANTRIDFTFHGRASHAAASPHLGRSALDAVELMSVGVNYLREHIPQESRIHYAYLDAGGVAPNVVQAKAKVRYLIRAADVKALNSLVARVRKIADGAALMTDTRVETQVISAVSNLLGNTPLERLMQDALDRLGPPPFDAEDRKRAAEFQATLSEEDIAAAFRKVGMPRNDDPLAGSIVPLDSKRAPMIGSTDVGDVSWVVPTVQARGATHAIGTPLHSWQATAQGKLPHAHKGMVHVAKVMASTAVEALQKPEIIAAAKADHAARAGGPYVCPLPADAKPPIGMSLAV
- a CDS encoding c-type cytochrome — translated: MLRYLLPLALVAGTASAQQQPMAGEGLRVARQWCATCHVVSRDMPPPAADAAPSFPSVAARASTTESSLRVFLQTPHANMPNWQLSRTDLDAVVAYILSLGR
- a CDS encoding TorF family putative porin, with translation MRRALAGLLLLALALPARAQVALGESGWTLSGTGSFGSDYVSRGISQTMGRMAYQASAELAHESGVYIGGFIGNVRFAGTDAREEIDLLAGFRFAWGDTNFDIGGIGTFYPNYSAGRASDAVDYGEAYLRVNRAFGPVKLMASINVSPNYFDATGLGVYVEGGADWDTGLWGLTLGARLGYQFIEKNPRYGTPDYTWWGLALSRDFAVDGVGTFTASVNYFDTTIPRTQCLSGQGVQQDVCTARVIATLAFRF
- a CDS encoding histidine phosphatase family protein yields the protein MPVEVENSPLLARLRAGGLVLFFRHADTAGEPCDRSYRVGDRPGQRNLSPRGREQARRIGARFTELGIPVQFPVQAGPVYRARDTAEEAWGAARVTVTDSLLADDYAGARLGWVLAEHRRLFHAPVPPGVNRVLVGHRTPAIMLYGDSVAGRAFPEGAALVVEPGAASPLAILEFVPLPGGGFHAC
- a CDS encoding glutathione S-transferase family protein; this translates as MILYFAPGSPFARIIRILARERGLALTEVETPLRDPAAPQLAHNPAGRVPALLDGGTLICETPLILAHLGWLPREPAALSRLGQALALLDGIAVWNRDLRRPPQERSPAFQALERMRAGRILDALDLPAHAPHSVEAVALACGLGYCDRRHTVFAWREGRQALALWYEDMIARPAFAETIPPVSGI
- the panC gene encoding pantoate--beta-alanine ligase is translated as MRIIRDAAELRAATQGWKSQGERIALVPTMGYLHDGHLALVARARQLAPRVITTIFVNPTQFAPHEDLGRYPRDEAGDIAKLEAAGCDLLFAPGVPTVYPPGFATSITMRGPAEGLEGTHRPQMFGGVALVCTRLFGLCAADVAVFGEKDWQQVMVVRQVARDLALPLEIETVPTIRAPDGLALSSRNAYLDAAGRQQATALHAALEHAAARLRAGATAAEACGEAEARLREAGFRQVDYVALRRARDFGEMTRLEEAGRVLGAAWLGQVRLIDNLPV
- a CDS encoding GldG family protein; the protein is MRNSRLAYSALGVLAALALAIGVNMLADRLLASARVDLTENRIYTLSPGTRQVLEGLQDPITLRFFYSRKLGAEAPQFGAYAERVREMLREYVAASRGKLRLEVFDPEPFSEVEDRAVSLGIQGVPLDQGGEQVYFGLSGSNQVDEERNIPFFQPERERFLEADLTRLIFELSSPVKPVLGVMSPLPLNGDPRAMMMRQPALAQPQVVMRQLREGFTVRDIGFDVQAIPADVQILLLAHPQDLPEAAQYAVDQFVMRGGRLFLMIDPHSEFQAARPGPGGRPPANTASVLPRLLEAWGVEAPADQVVLDLRGAWRVRAAPNERVQAVDYIAWFNLQGDSVNRQEVATALIEQVTVASSGYLAPRPNAGIEFIPLLTSSAQSMVVDAARVRNEPSPTRILADFRADGQRRVIAARIRGNLRSAFQEGAPAPAEGVERPADFPAHLARSTGPANIVVVHDTDILEDRFWVRVQEFFGQPVATPFSGNGSFVVNIADTLAGSDAMISLRSRGESQRPFELVEDIRRQADAQFRQSEQQLTERLQATERRLRELRQGTGGEGARNTNQTVITPEQRAEIDRAREEIANTRRQLRAVQLELRRDIEALETWLRIFNIAFVPVLLTIFAVVIGVLRARRRARARA
- a CDS encoding ABC transporter ATP-binding protein; this translates as MSESTENQGLIEIEGLTKRFGGFTAVDGVSFSVQRGEVVGFLGPNGAGKSTTMRMLAGFMLPSEGTARICGEDVVKRPVAAKRNLGFLPEGAPTYPEMSVADFLDFCARIRGFGGAERTRRVAEAMARTQLEGVRLQPIETLSKGFKRRVGLAQALLHSPPVLVLDEPTDGLDPNQKHEVRELIRAMAPEKAIIISTHILEEVAAVCTRAIVIARGRVLADATPAALVADGRSMEEVFRSLTLGAAA
- a CDS encoding ABC transporter permease subunit; its protein translation is MRPALTVARREFAAYFATPVATVFIVIFLVLSGALTFTLGGFFGRGQADLIPFFSFIPWLFLFLVPALTMRLWAEERRLGTIELLLTLPITAGQAVVGKFLAAWAFCAVALALTFPLVITVNLLGEPDNGVILTGYLGCFLVAGAYLAVGAAISAVTRNQVIAFVLAVAGCFLFAAAGSPVVTEFLSSQFPVLAEVARGMSVSERINGFTRGVISARDFVFFASFIAFWLFVNTVILEHKKAD
- a CDS encoding NUDIX hydrolase, producing the protein MTREYPDRPWIGIGVIVFRGEEVLLVQRGKPPRIGSWSLPGGAQHVGEGAQEAARRELLEETGVTVGPLLLADVIDSVTRDEAGAVRYHYTIVDYCAEWAEGEARAGDDVSAVAWARPEELAKYALTREAEAVIALSRKRLAEALS
- a CDS encoding DUF4340 domain-containing protein, producing the protein MIGKRGLIALGGAAAASLGAALLLQPEGEVEGRISEGSLAFPGLAARLANARRIELRRGAQGTTLIRDGDTWRIAEAQGYPARPERVRETLVGLTELRLVEERSGDPAQWPRLGVEDPAAPGTTATLLRVFDGEGRPLAEMILGRRRMRTQGNQPEAIYARRPGENRAWLAEGRLGADADPSLWLDRDLASLAPARLRRVEVTRIGQPPLVLARAGEVDAPLDIITPADPPVADRIALDEVGRAFDGLTFVEVRKDAPGEALGEARFHYTDDVTITVRPHREGELFWVRLGAEGGEEARRLNARFEGWAFQLGLWKEKAMIPRLEDLVVS